A genome region from Lucilia cuprina isolate Lc7/37 chromosome 3, ASM2204524v1, whole genome shotgun sequence includes the following:
- the LOC111689384 gene encoding probable cytochrome P450 4d14 yields the protein MFVELILGLIAFLLVWDYISKKHRNDVFIKSGIRGPKTLPILGNSLDIKHVNTENMIDFVQQCKEKYGKIYRLWVLHQVSVFVLDVKYLEVIFGSQQMIKKSQLYDFIAGWLGRGLLLSWGKKWHSRRKIITPTFHFKILEQFVEIFDQQSSVMVEKLYAKADGKTEIDIFPVVCLCALDIITETAMGVKVNAQEKPGLEYVQAIAKMSQISANRVFSPLQRTDFLFRLSAPKLFKQTEHCIATLHKFTIDVIEQRRMALEQSLKDGSFKKASDDSDLNTKKRMALLDVLLQSTVNGAPLTNEDIREEVDTFMFEGHDTTTSGIAFALYLIARHPEVQAKLVEEIKHVLGTDKSKPVGFRDLQDLKYMECVIKETLRLYPSVPVIGREITEDILVGDITIPANTNININLFAVMRDPDYFPEPNAFKPERFSDDSMQKVNPFAYAPFSAGPRNCIGQKFATLEMKSTISKMLRHFELLPLGPDAKPIINLIIRSSTGVHIGVRPRVL from the exons ATGTTTGTGGAACTAATATTGGGCCTTATAGCCTTTCTGTTAGTCTGGGattatataagtaaaaaacaTCGTAATGATGTGTTTATTAAATCGGGTATACGAGGACCAAAAACTTTACCCATATTGGGTAATTCACTCgatataaaacatgttaatacAGAAA ATATGATCGATTTTGTGCAACAGTGTAAGGAAAAATATGGTAAAATCTATCGTTTATGGGTTTTACATCAAGTGAGTGTTTTCGTTTTGGATGTGAAATATTTAGAAGTGATTTTCGGCAGCCAACAGATGATTAAGAAAAGTCAATTATATGATTTTATTGCGGGCTGGTTGGGTCGTGGTTTACTATTGAGTTGGGGCAAAAAATGGCATTCAAGACGTAAGATTATTACACCAACTTTCCATTTCAAAATACTCGAGCAATTTGTGGAGATTTTCGATCAACAGAGTAGTGTTATGGTGGAGAAACTGTATGCAAAAGCTGATGGTAAAACGGAAATTGATATATTCCCCGTGGTGTGTTTGTGTGCTTTGGATATTATAACGG aaaCTGCCATGGGCGTTAAAGTAAATGCCCAGGAGAAACCGGGTCTAGAATATGTTCAAGCTATAGCCAA AATGTCGCAAATTTCAGCCAATCGTGTCTTTAGTCCTCTCCAAAGAACCGACTTTCTATTTCGCTTATCAGCCCCTAAATTATTCAAACAAACTGAACACTGTATAGCTACATTACACAAATTCACCATAGATGTTATAGAACAGCGTCGTATGGCTCTGGAACAATCGCTTAAAGATGGCAGTTTTAAAA AAGCATCAGATGATTCAGATTTGAATACCAAAAAACGCATGGCTTTACTGGATGTTCTATTGCAGTCCACCGTTAATGGTGCACCTTTGACCAATGAGGATATACGTGAAGAAGTGGATACGTTTATGTTTGAGGGTCATGATACCACTACCAGTGGTATAGCTTTTGCTCTGTACCTAATAGCCCGCCATCCTGAGGTCCAAGCTAAACTAGTAGAagaaattaaacatgttttgGGCACCGATAAATCAAAACCGGTGGGCTTTAGGGATTTACAAGATTTGAAATATATGGAATGTGTTATAAAAGAAACTTTAAGATTATATCCCTCAGTACCGGTTATAGGTCGTGAAATAACCGAAGATATCTTAGTGG GTGACATCACGATACCAGCCAATACTAATATTAACATCAATCTCTTTGCCGTCATGCGTGATCCTGATTACTTTCCCGAACCGAACGCCTTTAAACCGGAACGTTTCTCCGATGATAGCATGCAAAAAGTCAATCCCTTTGCCTATGCCCCGTTTTCGGCTGGACCACGCAATTGTATTGGTCAAAAGTTTGCCACGTTGGAAATGAAGAGTACCATATCGAAAATGTTGCGTCATTTTGAATTGTTACCTTTGGGTCCCGATGCTAAGCCTATAATTAATCTTATTATACGTTCCTCGACTGGTGTACATATTGGTGTGAGACCAAGAGTTTTGTAG